TTGTATTCTCAGGATCCACAGTTTTGGTTATTGTCTTCAAGATACATTAAATGAGCAGGTTAACTAAAACAATGTTTATAATGCGACATTTTCGctttctgttcttttcagtTGTCATTTCAAACACCGAAGGATCTGttaccaaaatatttttaaatgagtaAATTGATAAGTGAAGGAGTGAATCAAAAGTTAACTTTGCCATTTTCTAcatttgtgggaaaaaaaataattgtgtaatcataaatattgtaaaaatgaGATGAGGCGAGATTTGAAGGTTGTGTGTGATCTGTTGAAAACAACAGGTCCTATTGTATTTTGGGACAAAAGATATGCAAATATGCAAAGTACAAAATCCCATCATACTTGTTAATAATGTTTCTGTATAATGTCCACACTTTGTTATTGTAATGTCCAGGCCCAAATTGTGGGACAAATGGTAGGGCCAGTTTAAACCTTCAAAGCagtgcacatttttaaaacatacatttgaaaaagaaaaacgtaatcttataaaatacaattttaaatcAGTGTACCCACTTTCTACACATCCTTTCCAATGCTGGTTACAAAAACAAGCCTCACagttttatttgactttgatttttttctgtttttgttgtgctgTGCCGTCGGCTGTGTGATATCAGTGCTTTCAACCATGTCAGTGTGTATatatgagagagaaaagtttctctttttttccttttttcacccAAAATGTACTGGGAACTATATCTTGGTCTAAGACACCCAGAGGTACCAAAGCTTAACACAAAGATTGGGAATTTCTGAAATTTTTCCTTGAGCAGGAATGTTCATCCATCCCTGCAGTGCACTGGGgtagaaacttttttttcctatatatttttgtgttttctttgccaTCCTTGGAAAGACAAATGTGTACAGCAGATTGTCCTGACACGCATTTTGCACTGTAATTTACTGACATCAGTAGCTTGATAAGATTTAATAAGAAATCAAATCTGACCGATCGAAAACCCATTGACAACGCAACAAAACTTGAGAGACTAACCTGGATTTTTCCACAAAAACGAGGATGGGGGAGAGTTTTTGCTCATGTTTCCCCATCAAGGCTCAGTTCCCCTGTGAATCAGCGGATGGATGATGGCCCATGCAGATATTACTCAAGCAAATAGTCATAAGAACTTGCGTGAACAGGTCAGAATGGACATTTTCCAGATCCTCATTTTGAATTCCACAGGAACTAGATGTCATATGATGCAAGAGGTCAGAATGGGAGTTTATCCTCTGTGGGCTACACAAACTTAAGAAAAGAtgtagttttgtttgtgtttccttttcagtGCTATCCAATAATGTAGACAGGTTAGATGAACCCTCACAAAAAATGTATCAGTTATTtatacatttcctgtctttgtttgtcagaATTCAGGACTGGACTCACACAGATCGACACGACACCACGGGCTGGTGGACAGAGTCTATCGGGACAGAAACCGCATCACGTCACCTCACAGAAAACCTGGACGCCAGATATCCTTGAACACCTATTAGTCTTTTATTAAGCTACACATGTAGGTATCATGGTTTGCTGGCACTTTCCCTGTTCTGCCTTGTAGTGTGTGACACAGGTTGTTGTCTGAACTTGATCAGCCCTTCACTCCTTTGAATTTTCCTGCTTACTAATTATTACTAATAATTACTACCTCAAAACTTTAGATTTTTCCTGAAAGATCCATGTGGTGCCATTAAATTGTAGCtcattatttttgaaatattttgtccaCACTTTGAACACCTTTCAATATGATTCAATGCAgttcaacaaatcaacaaaatgctACTTCAAAAAACACGTGTGactcaacagaaacaacaactcTTTAGTCAGAATTGTTGCGCCTTCATAATAATGTGATAACTCAGTGTAGTCACATTGCATTGATCAAGTCTGTGGATTAATTACGTGACATGTAATCAAGCTCCATCTCCTGTATAGCATCACTAGGCTAACTGAGGTTGGAAATGTGAAAGATTTTTCTCAGAGATCACGAGACCTTAGaggctgtgtgttgttttatggGATTTCTTTACTGTGATTACACATGTCGCTCATCATGGATAtgataggtgtgtgtgtgactccagCTTGTAATTAATTCAAGTGGAATGATGAACGTGTTCAGTGGGGATGTCTGTGATAAGCAGCACATGCACTGAGGCATGCCTGAAGCTCACTGTTCGCTTACTCCTCACTCTAATCACATGCGGGTTTATTTGAGATATCACTAGCGCTGGGTTTTTTCTTATACCCCTTGCGTTGAAAGAATTCACAGGAATGAATGCATTCGATCTGCCAAGACTTTCAGTCTCCAGCTGTATTTTCTTAACCCGCAGTCTCACATTGACAGCTGTCCATATGGCTCAGTATATCTGTCACCACCGCCTGATACCAGCTGGAGGAGGTAAGAAAGCCTCTAAGGATGGAACACCGTCTCCGCACGGCTGCATATCTCAGTGTTTACTCTTTTTATGATGATCGTAATAAAGCCTTTGCACGGCCTTCCTTAAAAATTCTGACACGTACCACACTGCTTTGCACTGTTCATGAATATGCAGGGGCAGATCGATACAAGATATAACACACACGGGAGCAAAACATGAGACTTTTTAAATCCTAACTACATATGGAAACATATTGCATAATCACAGATTTAGTGGCATACTTTCAGAgaaagtgtttttattcagcTTAAAAAAATCGATCAGACTGCCTAAGCTGTGTTGATAGGTACGGTTTATGCCCATCTTAAAGTTTGAATTtgcataaaatgaaactgattttatttgctttacaACACTGAGGTCGAGTGATGTGTATGTTCTCTGCTTTTCAACAGACAACACGTTTCTCCGATTTTTCTGCACAGTTCACTGGTGCTCTGTGTGATTTGTTTAAACCTTTGTGCTGCAGGACAAACTCTGACTCAGCACTGCACCAGAGCACTTTGACTCCTGTCCAGCAGGCCTCTTTCACTGGAGGGTCACAGGAGCTGCAGCAAAAACGAGGTACAGATGGAGGAGTGCAAAGTTGTTTATtagaatttaattttaatttgtcaggaTACATAAGAACATCTACAGAAACATGATTTCCACTAAATATTGACCTGTAGGTTGAGATATAAAAGTTGTAAAACTGTACAGTAAGCTCATACAATATCCTGTCAATAGATCCTGAGCTGTTAATCAGGTTCTGAGGAGTCACTTCTTATTCATATTGTCAGGGTTGGTTAAGACGTGTTCCTCTCTCATTGTCTGCAGTAGGTGATGGCGGATGGGCCTGCTTTATTGTGAGCCTGTTTATTCTTTGTGGTGTTTTGCTGCTTTCTCTTGGCGGTTCAGTCGAGTGCCCTCCAGTGTATGATGAAAGGCTTTTTAATGTGGCTTTGAAGGCAGATGAGGAAAATGACTGCTGAGAAGACGGGGTTCATCCGAGTGTCCGATGAATTTTGCTGCTAATGGCTGTGTGAGGCGGATTATTCTAATTTCAGGAGCACCATGATTGAATTTGTATAAATGTCCTTGGAGACATTTGGGCTGTAACCGTTTcatctttttacttttttaagtcacactttccttttccttctttcttttccttcctatttttctgtcatcttgttttcttcctttcttctttgtgCTATTAAATCACTTGATCAAATTAAAAGGGACATGTGGGCTGTGAATATTATAAGCTCAAACAGGCTGGACATCTGTAAACCCAAGAGAtagacttttatttatttatttatttgtttcatttttggtatctctccatctctccagtTCTCTTGCTCACTGTACCGGGAGCCGAAGCAATTAAACAAGAGGTTGAAGAAGATGGACAAAAACAGAACTGGGAGTGCGAAAAGGTGGAACGTTTCTGTTCATataaatgtttctcttttcttttctttgtagtCTTCACAATATTGTAACTGTTAAttcttttttaaccttttagGACATTTCAAGGTCCAAGCCCTGCAAAGTTCCAGGGATCCAGTGAGTATTTTTAATTGGTTTTCCTGTGTAGAACTAGTCTGAGGACGTCTTGactaaaataatgaaatggtGATGAAAACAAACGTTTTAACCGTGGCTGCACAGTTACAATGGATTGTGACATTAAGTGTATGTTAATACACATCAGATGAACAAGTATGGTAAACACAGCTTTGAATTGAAGCCATTTGACTGCAATTAGACATCATTTGCATTTACATCTCGACCGCCAAAGTAAAAAGAGAGTGGAGCCAAAGTATTTGCAAAATTGCTACTGGCCAAATGCACTAAGTCCAAATACCTGATGAAGTGTTGCTCAGTAATTTTCATAAGAGATGcactgtttatgttttcattcctTCACTTCATCAACGACATCAGCCACCTCGTCTCATTTCTCAGAGTGTATTAAGCTTGTTGTTCACTGCACTCGTCTGTGTTCTGCAGCATATTCCCGTCTCCGGACCAGCAGTCGACCACTTCACTGAAACCAGCAGCCCACAACACTGGTGGTTCTCTTCCTGACCTGACCAACATCCAGTTCCCTCCTCCGCTGCCGACCCCGCTCGACTCAGATGATGCAGCAGCTGCCTCGTTCAGCTCTTCCAACAGCACACAGACGCTGGCCAACACGCAGGGTAACAGCGGCCCGCTCACATTTAGCTTTGTAAATTTTCCCATAGTTATGTAGAGTATAGTTATGACTTTTCATTTTACCATTTAGCACTACTATCTGGTGCCAATTtctctgtgactctgtgtgcGCTTTTCAAAAAACTCTTTCCTTATGCTGTTTTCTTGTGTGCTGGGTAGGAGTGAACACATCGCAGCCCACAGTAACCATGGAAATGCAGCCTGGGCAGGACAACATGGTTCCTCTAATCCTGAATGCAGGAGACtcccaccagcagcaccagaaCCTTCAGCTCTCCCCAACATCTCcacctctcagtctctctcaggTAGAGCCCTGTTCACAGCCTCACTGCTCAGCTAACCTAAGAAAATCAATCATGCGTCAGTTTAATTGATTATTGACtgtctgattttgtttattttagacaGTGGTTCAGATTGaccttttgttgtgttgtgttgttgtgttagGGTTTTGAGGTTATTTGTGTAGTCTGAAGAATACCTAGAATTAACAGCTTTTCATTGGCTAGGTataaaataatcagttttaatgattgtttaaagatgaaaataacATTCACGGACATTTCTCTGcacatatttttttacattttatacagtgAACATTTAATATTCCTGCCCTGGTCAGTGTTATATATACTTTTAtacaaataatatatatttttgtatattttttagatatttattgtttcaattttatatttataatttgtGACTATTGCagtaattgttttttctttttccttctcttacTTGGGTTTGTTGTTATACTCCAAAATACCAAGGCAGATTCCCTGTAAATGAAAACCTACATGGGAAACCTGATTCTGACTCTAAAATCAGTCAACTGAGCAGACTACAACTGTTGGAATGAATGCATGTCCCATAAAACATCTGAGCCTTGTGTGTTATCTGTTGCTGTGCGACCCCCCAGGCGGCCATCAACGCAATGAACCTTGAGCAGCAGCTGTCCCAGTATGCCTTCTTCAACCAGCAGCAGTCGTCCCAGAACCACCAGAGCCAGCAAGTGAGTTTCTCCTCCAGCACTCTGCCCACTAAAGAAGACAGTTATTCAAGAGGTTCAGCAGCTGACTTGCACTCacatatttatcattttgtggATTGATTCTTAGCTGAGGGATTAAGTGagttacagtttttaaaatttgaagCACAGGTTGGTATGCTCATGAGTGCATTAAAACACACCAAACTGCACTGAAAGTGTAAACAGGATTGGTTACTATAGCGAATGAGAGTGGTGTCGTTTCTTTTGTGAATTTATTACTTCATTGTCAAgttagtttttcagtttttgcaggCTGAAGTTCAGGTTGGTTtcttaatatatattttaatgcccaatgtacatttttttttctctttactgaAGTGGCTTCAAATGTATTAATTTCAGTCATTCTAACTCTTTTCAAGAGTTAGACCTGCAATGCCCAGATGTGGACATATTGTGAAAGATATGGATGAAATTAACATTTGAGACAAGggttacaaaacaaaaaccctccCTCCTGTTAAAGACGTAGACTTGGAATAATTTTATTAACTTGTTaaaacagaacttttttttGGAGAAAAGTCTgttcacaaaacaaataaattgatGGAATGGATTTATGTATCTGTGATGATCAAATGTGATAACCATAAAATTCTACTTGATGACCACATGATGTTTGTATCTATTTATGACTCCACCCTTCATTTTCCAGCAGATAGGTCTGGTCCAGCTGTCCTCCTCCGTGAACTCCTGCACCGTGTCAGACAGCCAGACGTCCTCGCAGACCAACATGACCATAGACATGAAGACGGTGAGCAGCGGACACATCAGTCTGTATCACATTAGTGTgtcacagtgttgtgttgtgactggttctcatttctttcctgataatgtgttttcagatgtgttGTGTCTTGGTGACACTCGCTGCCCCGTTAAAGTATTCAGATCGCGTGAGGTTGTGATGTGAGGTTGTTCTGGATAGCATTTATATTGGAAAGTCGGGGTTGCACAGTAACACcgaagaagaaaataaattgtATTGTACATAAAGCACCTGTAagttgtgctttttcttttatctgacaCTAAAAGAGAGATATTTACAGATGTAGAGTTTATCATTTTACTTAAGACAGAAACTCTCAAATTAATGCATGACataaaagcacaacaacacaagaaaTCTAAATGCTTTTACAAGGCTCTGCACGTCCTTCAGATCTTGGCTCGCGCTGCTCCGCTTCTGTTGCAGTGGGAATGTGTTTAGATAACTGCAGAAATGAAGTGGCCTACATTCTTTTGCTCTCACTTCTAGACTTTGCAGCGTGGGGTCAAGTGAAACATTGCACAGCTTcgacttcattttcttttaatttaacttCATCTGCTGTACGATAGCCTGTTTTATGTTCTacattgttttctaaaatgtagATTTGAGGTCTGAAGCAACTACAGTTAAAGGGAGGCAATGCAAAGTaatattttctttgaatttcttGAGAATTCAAATGGTCCTATGATCCCTGCACTGTTAATATCAGAATGTGAACTGCTTCATTGCCTTTCTATCCAATGcttcaaatattttattctatatATATTTCCTCTATTAACTGATTAAGACTCATGTGGAGGTTTGAACTCCTCTTGGcttttcagtaaaacaaaattaacagtCTCATTTGATCTGCCTCCAAATCTGAATTACAAGATAGTTTACTTGTGGTTTACTATGACAGCaactttaattatttttttgacacAATTATGGTCGTGCATTGCTTAAGTCAAGTTGATTTTGTGATCAGAATagaaatctttgtttttttcagtctgtgcaAATATTCTTCCTTCGCTTTTGTCGGTTGAGTAGATTGAAAACAGCAGATATgacagaagagaacaaaagagagcGGGGACGGTTCTCTCTGATCCTCCAGTTTTACAGCATTCACTCGCATAGTTTGGATTGTTGGCAACACAACTTTCTAATTAATCCCCCGAAGTCTTCTGTGTTTCTCCCAGATCTTTTTCAGTGTTAGTAAGGCAATGATGTGACACATAACACATGGTAGTCACTGCTCTACTTTATTAACATTAGATACTAGTATTCTGAGTTAttactataaaaaaaacaattaataagTACTTTGATGATTCCTCAGTAGGGTTACCTGCTGAACTAATGCTGGCAAAAGGTAAACTGGCCAACCTATAGACAGATAAGCaccatatatataaatatatatatataaaacaaagcTCCATATCCAGTATGAACtaacttacacacacagacgacAATAAATAACATCCTCTATGTCAATAACTCAATCGTATCCTCTTGTATCAGGCCTCCTCCCTCCAACAGTACCGCAGTAGGGTTGGATCCTCTGCCAATCAGTCTCCAACCTCCCCCGTCTCCAATCAAGGCTTCTCACCTGGAGGCTCGCCTCAAGTAAGGGCGTGTGAACCAATGAGCTGCTGGCTCGTTCTGTACAAACGTCACCGCCCCCTGCATCGCAGTTCTGTGATTATCGTTTCTAAGTAGGACTCTGTGgctgacccccccccctccaccgCTGCTTGTATTGTGTTGACACTAGCAGATCTGggcaaaaaaaaggaaaagaaaagatgtaGTTTTTTGGAACgaaacatgtattttttcttaGTAAACTAGTTGCATATATTTACCTGTTCACTTTGTTACTTTTCTTCTATAAATACAAAAGCACATAggacaaaaatcacaaaatcatGGAAAGGAGAAGATCACTTATTATCGATAACAAGTAGTGTTTCACAGCTGATATTTTAATGTGTCCTAGCAGCAAATTCACAtcttctcttgtcttctctcAACTTAAGTCTCTCAACATGCTATTTTCATGTCATGGCATGAAAAAAATGGTCAAGTCAAGCTAAACATTGTcaagaatttataaaagtaataGGTGTTGAGATAAGTGTTAATGAGAGTAATAGGTGATAACACTAAATACCAAAAACAGTCCCTGTTTTGCCCAGGTCTGATCACCTCTCTATGAACACTCAGTGTCATTACTGTGTTGTTATGTAGCTGTGTAGCTGTGTGACcttccttctctgctgcttttgtggTATTTGCGTTGCATCTCCACTGTTTTCTCCCCAGTCTTGCTGTAAAAGACGCAGTACTGGAGTTGTTTTTCCTCGTGTTGATCAGATCTTTGTGTTGATTGTAGTTTTGCACCAGCATGGGGTTTTGAGGTGGCATGGAAGGGGAGATGGtaaccccacccccccaccttTCCTGAGAGATTTCTTGAGAAGAAACTGCTAATCATTCCCATAGTTGAATTTCACCAAACTGAACCTTGCTTGCAGAGTGACGCTTTAAGATAAACTGAACACGCCCAAGGTAAACATGGATCAGGGCTGTTAATCTGTGTCAGACTCACTATAAGCATTTGAGATTTGAAACCATGGTGGGAAGGTGGGACTGTAAAAAATCTTTACTGTTTTAACCTCCAAGTGTTTTTGGAAAACATCCCAGAATAAAATCATAAATTACATGGTCCTTAAATGTATATTCTGTATTAGCTTCACTGctgaaaatccatccatccatccaatttctataccacttatccatcaaGGTTGCGGGGAGAGGTGGGGGGATGGGGGCTTTACCGTATCCCACCTGACTATgagcgagaggcagggttcaccctggactcaACAATCGCAAtcgcagagctgacacacaagaCAGACACTCAtgcctaggggcaatgtagagtggtcaattaacctaatgtgcatgtttttgggactgagtacccggagaaaacccactcaGGCACAGGGAGCACATGcgaactccacacagaagggcccagaccgggactcgaacctggaaccctcttgctgtgaggtgacagtgctaaccactgcactgaaAATATGTGAACTATTTAATCAAAACAGAATTAGGTagcaatgaaaacatttgcttcTACCGAattgtgactttgtgtgttcTGAAATGCCAAGAAAGAGAATTGTGGCCATTGACAGTGATGATGTGTGTCATGCGTGtgcatttcctctgctgtttgcttACCCACTTCAGTCCTCTCCTGAGCTTATGTGGCTTACTTGTAGTCTTGAGGTTATCCATGGCCTAAACCACAGCTGACAAGCTGTGTGCTTGATTATCCTGCTCTGCCCTGTGGGGAcatctgcagcacacacagataatTTGGTTTTGAGCTAGGAGGAGCACGGGCTGAGAATATGATCCAATTACTTATACATTAAGAGGCCATGATGAAATAAGAGAACTTCTGATGCTGGTTCAGTGAGGACATTCAAATGAGAAACTTCAAGAGAATTAGCTCACACTCGATGAGTCAGTGAAGGGAGAATAAAGTCACAAAGGGGATTATATTTTCAATGATATCCTTTATTTCATGTGAATTTCATTCCATTTGGTTGGTGTTAATTAAAACATCAAGGCCAgaaggcagcagaggaggctTGTgtggaaggaaaggaagggTTCCCCGTCCTTCTCTTTAGCAGACTGATTTTTGATCTTTGATGGGTTTTCACCTATCAGTATGTTGTGTAAACTGACCTTTGGGATGATGGTATATGTC
This portion of the Scatophagus argus isolate fScaArg1 chromosome 13, fScaArg1.pri, whole genome shotgun sequence genome encodes:
- the crtc1a gene encoding CREB-regulated transcription coactivator 1 isoform X2, which gives rise to MQRLNALTLCYVVPRSLTGSCMYSSRVTRRWALKENGAEERNMATSNNPRKFSEKIALHNQKQAEETAAFEEVMKDLSITRAARLQLQKTQYLQLGPNRGQYYGGSLPNVNQIGKGAVDVAFQNSGLDSHRSTRHHGLVDRVYRDRNRITSPHRKPGRQIDSCPYGSVYLSPPPDTSWRRTNSDSALHQSTLTPVQQASFTGGSQELQQKRVLLLTVPGAEAIKQEVEEDGQKQNWECEKDISRSKPCKVPGIHIFPSPDQQSTTSLKPAAHNTGGSLPDLTNIQFPPPLPTPLDSDDAAAASFSSSNSTQTLANTQGVNTSQPTVTMEMQPGQDNMVPLILNAGDSHQQHQNLQLSPTSPPLSLSQAAINAMNLEQQLSQYAFFNQQQSSQNHQSQQIGLVQLSSSVNSCTVSDSQTSSQTNMTIDMKTASSLQQYRSRVGSSANQSPTSPVSNQGFSPGGSPQHNSILGSVFADFYDQQLPSIQTSALSQQLEQFNMIETPISSNSLYNQTSTLNYSQALMMGLTGGHCNLPDSQQLGYSSHGNIPNIILTVSGESPPSLPKDLTGSLSTDVSFDIDSQFPLDDLKIDPLTLDGLHMLNDPDMVLADPATEDAFRLDRL
- the crtc1a gene encoding CREB-regulated transcription coactivator 1 isoform X1; the protein is MQRLNALTLCYVVPRSLTGSCMYSSRVTRRWALKENGAEERNMATSNNPRKFSEKIALHNQKQAEETAAFEEVMKDLSITRAARLQLQKTQYLQLGPNRGQYYGGSLPNVNQIGKGAVDVAFQNSGLDSHRSTRHHGLVDRVYRDRNRITSPHRKPGRQIDSCPYGSVYLSPPPDTSWRRTNSDSALHQSTLTPVQQASFTGGSQELQQKRVLLLTVPGAEAIKQEVEEDGQKQNWECEKDISRSKPCKVPGIHIFPSPDQQSTTSLKPAAHNTGGSLPDLTNIQFPPPLPTPLDSDDAAAASFSSSNSTQTLANTQGVNTSQPTVTMEMQPGQDNMVPLILNAGDSHQQHQNLQLSPTSPPLSLSQAAINAMNLEQQLSQYAFFNQQQSSQNHQSQQQIGLVQLSSSVNSCTVSDSQTSSQTNMTIDMKTASSLQQYRSRVGSSANQSPTSPVSNQGFSPGGSPQHNSILGSVFADFYDQQLPSIQTSALSQQLEQFNMIETPISSNSLYNQTSTLNYSQALMMGLTGGHCNLPDSQQLGYSSHGNIPNIILTVSGESPPSLPKDLTGSLSTDVSFDIDSQFPLDDLKIDPLTLDGLHMLNDPDMVLADPATEDAFRLDRL
- the crtc1a gene encoding CREB-regulated transcription coactivator 1 isoform X4, which encodes MQRLNALTLCYVVPRSLTGSCMYSSRVTRRWALKENGAEERNMATSNNPRKFSEKIALHNQKQAEETAAFEEVMKDLSITRAARLQLQKTQYLQLGPNRGQYYGGSLPNVNQIGKGAVDVAFQNSGLDSHRSTRHHGLVDRVYRDRNRITSPHRKPGRQIDSCPYGSVYLSPPPDTSWRRTNSDSALHQSTLTPVQQASFTGGSQELQQKRVLLLTVPGAEAIKQEVEEDGQKQNWECEKDISRSKPCKVPGIHIFPSPDQQSTTSLKPAAHNTGGSLPDLTNIQFPPPLPTPLDSDDAAAASFSSSNSTQTLANTQGVNTSQPTVTMEMQPGQDNMVPLILNAGDSHQQHQNLQLSPTSPPLSLSQAAINAMNLEQQLSQYAFFNQQQSSQNHQSQQIGLVQLSSSVNSCTVSDSQTSSQTNMTIDMKTHNSILGSVFADFYDQQLPSIQTSALSQQLEQFNMIETPISSNSLYNQTSTLNYSQALMMGLTGGHCNLPDSQQLGYSSHGNIPNIILTVSGESPPSLPKDLTGSLSTDVSFDIDSQFPLDDLKIDPLTLDGLHMLNDPDMVLADPATEDAFRLDRL
- the crtc1a gene encoding CREB-regulated transcription coactivator 1 isoform X3, with translation MQRLNALTLCYVVPRSLTGSCMYSSRVTRRWALKENGAEERNMATSNNPRKFSEKIALHNQKQAEETAAFEEVMKDLSITRAARLQLQKTQYLQLGPNRGQYYGGSLPNVNQIGKGAVDVAFQNSGLDSHRSTRHHGLVDRVYRDRNRITSPHRKPGRQIDSCPYGSVYLSPPPDTSWRRTNSDSALHQSTLTPVQQASFTGGSQELQQKRVLLLTVPGAEAIKQEVEEDGQKQNWECEKDISRSKPCKVPGIHIFPSPDQQSTTSLKPAAHNTGGSLPDLTNIQFPPPLPTPLDSDDAAAASFSSSNSTQTLANTQGVNTSQPTVTMEMQPGQDNMVPLILNAGDSHQQHQNLQLSPTSPPLSLSQAAINAMNLEQQLSQYAFFNQQQSSQNHQSQQQIGLVQLSSSVNSCTVSDSQTSSQTNMTIDMKTHNSILGSVFADFYDQQLPSIQTSALSQQLEQFNMIETPISSNSLYNQTSTLNYSQALMMGLTGGHCNLPDSQQLGYSSHGNIPNIILTVSGESPPSLPKDLTGSLSTDVSFDIDSQFPLDDLKIDPLTLDGLHMLNDPDMVLADPATEDAFRLDRL